In Pyramidobacter piscolens W5455, the following proteins share a genomic window:
- a CDS encoding DUF2922 domain-containing protein gives MPKTLAMKFGLASGGKRTISVSDVKDDLNAETVTGCMNAIVGAGTAFDDALTGALKAEVTERTTTVLLDNE, from the coding sequence ATGCCCAAGACCCTTGCGATGAAATTCGGCCTGGCCAGCGGCGGCAAGCGCACCATTTCGGTGTCCGATGTGAAGGACGATTTGAACGCGGAGACGGTGACCGGCTGCATGAACGCCATCGTCGGCGCCGGCACGGCGTTCGACGACGCGCTGACCGGCGCTCTCAAGGCGGAAGTGACCGAGCGCACCACCACGGTGCTGCTGGACAACGAATAA